One Paraburkholderia kururiensis DNA window includes the following coding sequences:
- a CDS encoding ATP-binding cassette domain-containing protein, with protein sequence MKRTAGRPLFALAILLAVYLCAPFVASVPQIGHADWAGVDWRATWSAVGVSAASASVAALVILVGGVPLGYWLARSSSRGMALLGFVVQLPLALPPLTSGVLLLFLLGPYSWIGRVTNGVLTDSFAGIVLAETFVAAPFLIVAARSAFASIDPVFEDVAATLGHRAGSRFFRVALPVAWPAIRAGLALAWLRAFGEFGATVMVAYHPYSLPVYTYVVFGGQGLPAMMPLLLPTLVIAVACAMLSVYSRGVRDATTLARPANGDEAAFAPADAVADAAAQRPPLNLRLSLTKHLGPFSLDVHWTPTTRRLAIIGPSGSGKSLTLRLIAGLEHNEAGSVQLGERDLGALPPERRQVGYMPQDYGLFPHMTVAQQLAFPVDADAAGARYWVEHLGLAALLGRLPHQLSFGQRQRVALARALTRHSHVLLFDEPFSALDTPRRRRLQQSLRELQREISAVTVIVTHDPDEAALLADEVLVLERGRMLQAGTVEHVFSRPANMRVAELLGLRNVGSGVMRAPGLIEVNGRLVIETSDRSIAVGERVMWRVASRAIRLEEGPRAFDAHVASVELRNGERFARVEVEGAPFDFAAGDATLVEQERCRVVIEAEGVGVWRQEVE encoded by the coding sequence ATGAAGCGCACGGCAGGGCGACCGCTCTTCGCGCTCGCCATCCTGCTCGCGGTCTATCTGTGCGCGCCGTTCGTGGCGAGCGTGCCGCAGATCGGGCACGCGGACTGGGCGGGCGTGGACTGGCGGGCAACATGGTCGGCGGTGGGCGTATCGGCCGCGAGCGCGAGTGTGGCCGCGCTCGTCATTCTGGTGGGCGGCGTGCCGCTCGGTTACTGGCTCGCGCGTTCGTCGTCGCGCGGCATGGCGTTGCTCGGCTTCGTCGTGCAGTTGCCGCTCGCATTGCCGCCGCTCACGAGCGGCGTGCTGCTGCTGTTTCTGCTCGGCCCGTATAGCTGGATTGGCCGCGTGACGAACGGCGTGCTGACCGATTCGTTCGCGGGCATCGTGCTCGCCGAAACCTTCGTGGCCGCGCCGTTTCTGATCGTGGCGGCGCGCTCGGCGTTCGCGTCCATCGATCCTGTATTCGAAGACGTGGCCGCCACGCTCGGGCACCGTGCGGGCAGCCGCTTCTTCCGCGTGGCGCTGCCGGTGGCATGGCCCGCGATTCGAGCCGGCCTCGCGCTGGCCTGGCTGCGCGCGTTCGGCGAATTCGGCGCGACGGTGATGGTCGCGTATCACCCGTATTCGCTGCCCGTGTACACGTATGTCGTCTTCGGCGGCCAGGGGCTGCCCGCGATGATGCCGCTGCTGCTGCCCACGCTCGTGATCGCCGTGGCGTGCGCCATGCTCTCCGTGTACAGCCGCGGCGTGCGCGACGCGACGACCCTTGCACGGCCCGCGAACGGCGACGAGGCCGCATTCGCCCCGGCGGATGCAGTGGCGGACGCGGCGGCGCAGCGTCCGCCGCTGAACCTGCGGCTGAGTCTCACGAAGCACCTGGGCCCGTTCAGCCTCGACGTTCACTGGACGCCCACGACGCGCCGCCTTGCCATCATCGGCCCCTCGGGCTCCGGCAAGTCGCTCACGCTGCGCCTCATTGCGGGCCTCGAGCACAACGAAGCGGGCAGCGTGCAACTGGGCGAACGCGACCTGGGCGCCTTGCCGCCGGAGCGCCGGCAGGTGGGCTACATGCCGCAGGACTACGGTCTCTTTCCGCACATGACCGTGGCCCAGCAACTCGCGTTTCCCGTGGATGCCGATGCCGCGGGCGCCCGCTACTGGGTCGAGCATCTCGGTCTTGCCGCGTTGCTGGGCAGGCTGCCGCATCAACTCTCGTTCGGCCAGCGCCAGCGCGTGGCGCTCGCGCGCGCGTTGACGCGTCACAGCCACGTGCTGTTGTTCGACGAACCGTTTTCCGCGCTCGATACGCCGCGCCGTCGCCGCTTGCAGCAGTCGCTGCGCGAATTGCAGCGCGAGATATCGGCGGTGACGGTGATCGTCACGCACGACCCCGACGAGGCCGCGCTGCTCGCCGACGAAGTGCTCGTACTGGAACGTGGCCGCATGCTTCAGGCGGGCACGGTGGAGCACGTCTTCAGCCGGCCGGCCAACATGCGCGTGGCCGAACTGCTGGGCCTGCGCAACGTGGGCAGCGGCGTGATGCGCGCGCCGGGGCTCATCGAGGTGAACGGGCGGCTCGTCATCGAAACGTCGGACCGCTCCATCGCAGTGGGCGAGCGCGTGATGTGGCGCGTGGCGTCGCGCGCTATACGGCTCGAAGAAGGGCCGCGTGCGTTCGACGCGCACGTGGCGTCCGTCGAACTGCGCAACGGCGAGCGCTTCGCGCGCGTGGAGGTGGAGGGCGCGCCGTTCGATTTCGCGGCGGGTGACGCGACGCTTGTGGAGCAGGAGCGTTGCCGGGTGGTGATCGAAGCGGAGGGGGTGGGGGTGTGGAGGCAGGAAGTCGAGTAG
- a CDS encoding DUF4148 domain-containing protein → MKTLIRALLLSCALSAPVLAFAQTANAPVTRAEVRADLIQVEKAGYRPGNNDVNYPSDIQAAEAKVAAQDDNTLAAQSMGGVATGSAQSGVAVASATTPGTQSLFLHH, encoded by the coding sequence ATGAAGACCCTGATCCGTGCCCTGCTGCTCTCCTGCGCCCTGAGCGCGCCCGTCCTTGCTTTCGCGCAGACCGCCAATGCGCCCGTCACGCGTGCCGAAGTGCGTGCCGATCTGATCCAGGTGGAAAAGGCCGGCTATCGTCCCGGCAACAACGACGTGAACTACCCGTCCGACATTCAGGCTGCCGAAGCGAAGGTGGCCGCGCAGGACGACAACACGCTGGCCGCGCAGTCGATGGGCGGCGTGGCGACGGGCAGCGCGCAATCCGGTGTGGCCGTCGCATCCGCCACGACCCCCGGCACGCAGTCGCTCTTCCTGCATCATTGA
- a CDS encoding LysR substrate-binding domain-containing protein — MNLKHIEAFRAVMVAGSMTAAAKALFTSQPNVSRLISQLERETGLTLFQRTGARLIPTSEGTAFFREVERAYVGLQGLTNAATQIRNLGTGRLRIAAMPSAGLTLVPHAIKRFQSLYPEVTVSLHVNTSGTVNHWTASQFCDLGVAVYISEASNCEVEPLSKVPALCVLPANHRLAKKAVIRPADLQGESFISLCQGDGTRTQMDEVFLRAGVERVLAIEAQYTAICCELVRCGMGVTLAHPIVARDFAGPDIAIRPFSPAVLFPTYLLFPPNRPRDRLASAFVKVLRELHEELLDEMKATMTEGRARQQRSGSSRALKSAPARRLRSAG; from the coding sequence TTGAATCTCAAGCACATCGAGGCATTTCGGGCGGTGATGGTGGCGGGGTCCATGACCGCAGCGGCCAAGGCGCTCTTCACTTCGCAGCCGAACGTGAGCCGCCTGATTTCCCAGCTCGAACGCGAGACCGGGCTCACGCTGTTTCAGCGCACAGGCGCGCGGCTCATTCCGACGAGCGAGGGCACCGCGTTCTTTCGCGAAGTGGAGCGTGCATATGTAGGGCTGCAAGGTCTTACGAATGCAGCGACGCAGATCCGCAACCTGGGCACGGGGCGTCTGCGTATCGCGGCCATGCCGTCCGCGGGGCTCACGCTCGTGCCCCATGCCATCAAGCGTTTTCAGAGCCTTTATCCCGAGGTCACGGTGTCGCTGCACGTGAATACGTCGGGCACCGTGAACCACTGGACGGCCTCGCAGTTCTGCGATCTGGGCGTGGCCGTCTACATCAGCGAAGCGTCGAACTGCGAGGTGGAGCCGCTTTCGAAGGTGCCCGCGTTGTGCGTGCTGCCCGCCAACCACCGGCTCGCGAAGAAGGCCGTGATTCGCCCCGCGGATCTGCAAGGCGAGTCGTTTATTTCGCTATGCCAGGGGGACGGCACGCGCACGCAGATGGACGAGGTGTTTCTGCGTGCGGGCGTGGAGCGCGTGCTCGCCATCGAGGCGCAGTACACCGCGATCTGCTGCGAGCTGGTGCGCTGCGGAATGGGCGTGACGCTCGCGCATCCCATCGTGGCCCGCGACTTCGCGGGGCCGGACATCGCGATTCGTCCGTTCTCGCCCGCGGTGCTGTTTCCCACGTACCTGCTGTTTCCGCCGAACCGGCCGCGCGACAGGCTGGCCTCTGCATTCGTCAAAGTGCTGCGCGAATTGCACGAGGAATTGCTGGACGAGATGAAAGCGACGATGACGGAGGGCCGCGCGCGTCAGCAGCGCAGCGGTAGCAGCCGTGCGCTGAAGTCTGCGCCTGCGCGGCGTCTGCGGTCCGCCGGTTGA
- a CDS encoding ABC transporter substrate-binding protein, protein MKKALRQRSLSISQAVTVGLAVAGLFATTLAAQAETTLYVANVGGSNEQLYRQKIIPPFEKAHDVKIVYVAGNSSDTLAKLQAQKGHQQINVAVMDDGPMYQAMQLGLCAKVEDAPVMKDLYPLARLGPTAVGVGMVATGIGYNEQAFKKLGLPAPDSWKVLEDPHVKGKLGVPPITNTYGLHTLVMLARMNGGGEKNIDPGFTAMTKQVAPNVLSWAPTPGEMDGLMQSGDVIVAPYGSGRAVALQNTGFPLKFIYPKEGGVALQVAACVLAENAQPQLSQQFVQYLLSPEVQALQAQGIGLGPVNKTVKLAPDVAARVPYGPEQIAKLTTMDWTTINQHRAEWTERWNRSVER, encoded by the coding sequence ATGAAGAAAGCGTTGCGCCAGCGTTCCCTTTCCATATCGCAGGCCGTCACGGTCGGGCTTGCCGTTGCCGGCCTGTTCGCCACGACGCTTGCCGCGCAGGCCGAAACGACGTTGTACGTCGCCAACGTGGGCGGCTCCAACGAGCAGCTCTATCGCCAGAAGATCATTCCGCCGTTCGAAAAAGCGCACGACGTGAAGATCGTCTACGTCGCGGGCAATTCCAGCGACACGCTCGCGAAACTGCAGGCGCAAAAGGGCCACCAGCAGATCAACGTCGCCGTGATGGACGACGGTCCCATGTATCAGGCCATGCAACTCGGCCTGTGCGCGAAGGTGGAAGACGCGCCGGTGATGAAAGACCTCTATCCGCTCGCGCGGCTGGGCCCGACGGCGGTGGGCGTGGGTATGGTGGCAACGGGCATCGGCTACAACGAACAGGCGTTCAAGAAGCTGGGCCTGCCCGCGCCGGATTCGTGGAAGGTGCTCGAAGACCCGCATGTGAAGGGCAAGCTCGGCGTGCCGCCCATCACGAACACCTATGGTCTGCATACGCTCGTCATGCTCGCGCGCATGAACGGCGGCGGCGAAAAGAACATCGACCCCGGCTTTACCGCAATGACGAAGCAGGTCGCGCCCAACGTGCTTTCGTGGGCGCCCACGCCCGGCGAAATGGACGGCCTCATGCAGTCCGGCGACGTGATCGTCGCGCCGTACGGCAGCGGTCGCGCGGTGGCGCTGCAAAACACGGGCTTCCCGCTCAAGTTCATTTACCCGAAGGAAGGCGGCGTCGCGTTGCAGGTGGCCGCCTGCGTGCTCGCGGAAAACGCGCAGCCGCAGCTTTCGCAGCAGTTCGTGCAATACCTGCTGAGCCCTGAAGTGCAGGCATTGCAGGCGCAGGGCATTGGCCTCGGTCCCGTGAACAAGACCGTGAAGCTTGCGCCGGACGTTGCCGCGCGCGTGCCGTATGGCCCCGAACAGATCGCGAAGCTCACGACGATGGACTGGACCACGATCAACCAGCATCGTGCCGAGTGGACCGAGCGCTGGAACCGTTCGGTCGAGCGGTGA
- a CDS encoding ABC transporter ATP-binding protein, with protein sequence MSFLTLQGISKRYGDFTAIEHIDLSVERGEFLSLLGPSGCGKTTTLQMVAGFVSPTTGRITLDGRDITHERPEKRGIGVVFQSYALFPHMTVAGNVGFGLEMRKMKRAQRAERIAEALELVRLRGLDARYPKELSGGQRQRVAIARAIAMQPELLLLDEPMSNLDAKLREEMHIELRAIQKRLGITTILVTHDQVEAMTMSDRIAVMHGGKIAQLSTPFDAYERPATPFASTFLGRTNTLQGEVLRRNPRCAEVEVAGTTLHVPHEGRHVDGAVNVYIRPEKVRLVNGDARAGDGRLLGRIVTRVFVGNQWLLVVETALGRMHVAQPNYGAPPPDEGHEVALAWTDDDLRVLGREDTHGHA encoded by the coding sequence ATGAGCTTCCTGACCCTGCAAGGTATTTCCAAACGCTACGGCGACTTCACGGCGATCGAGCACATCGATCTTTCGGTGGAGCGCGGCGAGTTCCTTTCGCTGCTCGGGCCCTCGGGCTGCGGCAAGACCACGACGCTGCAGATGGTGGCGGGCTTCGTCTCGCCTACCACGGGCCGCATCACGCTCGACGGTCGCGACATCACGCACGAGCGCCCCGAAAAGCGCGGCATCGGCGTGGTGTTCCAGAGCTACGCGCTGTTTCCGCACATGACGGTGGCGGGCAACGTCGGCTTCGGCCTGGAAATGCGCAAGATGAAGCGTGCGCAGCGCGCAGAACGCATTGCGGAGGCGCTCGAACTCGTGCGGCTGCGCGGGCTCGATGCGCGCTATCCGAAGGAACTGTCGGGCGGCCAGCGGCAGCGTGTGGCGATTGCGCGCGCCATCGCCATGCAGCCGGAACTGCTGCTGCTCGACGAACCCATGTCGAACCTCGACGCGAAACTGCGCGAGGAGATGCACATCGAACTGCGCGCCATTCAGAAACGCCTCGGCATCACCACGATCCTCGTCACGCACGATCAGGTGGAAGCCATGACGATGAGCGATCGCATCGCCGTCATGCACGGCGGCAAGATCGCGCAGTTGAGCACGCCGTTCGATGCCTACGAGCGGCCCGCCACGCCGTTCGCCTCCACGTTCCTCGGCCGCACCAACACGCTGCAAGGCGAAGTGCTGCGTCGCAATCCGCGCTGCGCCGAAGTGGAAGTGGCGGGCACGACGCTGCACGTACCGCACGAAGGCCGTCACGTGGACGGCGCCGTGAATGTCTATATCCGGCCCGAGAAGGTGCGGCTCGTGAACGGCGATGCGCGTGCCGGCGATGGACGGTTGCTGGGCCGCATCGTCACGCGGGTGTTCGTCGGCAATCAGTGGCTGCTCGTGGTGGAGACGGCGCTGGGCCGCATGCACGTCGCGCAGCCGAACTACGGCGCGCCGCCGCCGGACGAAGGCCACGAAGTCGCACTCGCCTGGACCGACGATGACCTGCGCGTGCTGGGCCGGGAGGACACGCATGGCCACGCTTGA
- a CDS encoding ABC transporter permease, whose protein sequence is MATLDDPRGGAAPWLLSAPALLLFVGLLFVPLLLTFMLSFHVFSDVAGVQPGYTWSNYLEVVTDPYYGTIFLRTAGLAFAVTLLSIVLGVPETIVLARMRRPWQSICLLIVLGPLLISVVVRTLGWQILLGNNGVINSVLRALDITDEPIRFVFTMTGVIVALTHVLVPFMVMSVWATLQKLDPQVEWAGRSLGASPLRVFRRVVLPQILPGVLSGSIIVFALSASAFATPALIGGRRLKVVATAAYDEFLGTLNWPLGASIAVLLLVANVAIVMGCSRLAERRFKHIFD, encoded by the coding sequence ATGGCCACGCTTGACGACCCGCGGGGCGGCGCCGCGCCCTGGCTGCTCTCCGCGCCCGCGCTGCTGCTTTTCGTGGGGCTCCTGTTCGTGCCGCTGCTGCTCACGTTCATGCTGTCGTTCCACGTCTTCAGCGACGTGGCCGGCGTGCAGCCCGGCTATACGTGGAGCAATTACCTCGAAGTCGTGACGGACCCGTACTACGGCACGATCTTCCTGCGCACGGCCGGCCTCGCGTTTGCCGTGACGCTGCTTTCCATCGTGCTCGGCGTGCCGGAGACCATCGTGCTCGCGCGCATGCGCCGGCCGTGGCAGTCCATCTGTCTGCTGATCGTGCTGGGGCCGCTGCTGATCTCGGTCGTGGTGCGCACGCTCGGCTGGCAGATCCTGCTCGGCAACAACGGCGTGATCAACAGCGTGCTGCGCGCACTGGACATCACCGACGAGCCCATCCGCTTCGTCTTCACGATGACCGGCGTGATCGTGGCGCTGACGCACGTGCTGGTGCCGTTCATGGTGATGTCGGTGTGGGCCACGCTGCAAAAGCTCGATCCGCAGGTGGAGTGGGCCGGCCGTTCGCTGGGCGCGTCGCCGCTGCGCGTGTTCCGGCGCGTGGTGCTGCCGCAGATTCTGCCGGGCGTGCTCTCGGGTTCCATCATCGTGTTCGCGCTGTCGGCTTCGGCGTTCGCCACGCCGGCGCTGATCGGCGGACGTCGTTTGAAGGTCGTGGCCACGGCTGCGTACGACGAATTTCTCGGCACGCTGAACTGGCCGCTCGGCGCGAGCATCGCGGTGCTGCTGCTGGTGGCCAACGTGGCGATCGTGATGGGCTGCAGCCGCCTTGCCGAGCGCCGTTTCAAGCACATCTTCGACTAG
- a CDS encoding ABC transporter permease, translating to MKQNGFLGLAYNALFLTFILAPLVVVMLVAFTDKGYISMPFDGASLRWFRAILENGDIVSAFWLSVRLAFAAATIGVVLAVPAALAIARYRFPGRGALMGFFLSPMMIPTVVLGIAFLRFLSLLKLGGSFWALVATHVVIVLPYALRLALSSAVGLDRDAERAALSCGASRFTAFRRVVLPMIRTGVAGGWLLSFIQSFDELTMTIFVATPGTTTLPVAMYNQIAQTIDPLVTSVSAVLIVGTIVLMVVLDRLVGLDRILIGEVR from the coding sequence ATGAAACAGAACGGATTCCTGGGCCTTGCCTACAACGCGTTGTTTCTCACCTTCATCCTCGCGCCGCTCGTCGTCGTGATGCTCGTCGCGTTCACGGACAAGGGCTATATCTCGATGCCCTTCGACGGCGCCTCGCTGCGCTGGTTTCGCGCGATTCTCGAAAACGGCGATATCGTTTCGGCGTTCTGGCTTTCGGTGCGGCTCGCGTTCGCGGCGGCCACCATCGGCGTGGTGCTGGCGGTGCCTGCGGCGCTCGCGATTGCGCGCTACCGCTTTCCGGGCCGGGGCGCGCTGATGGGCTTCTTCCTCTCGCCCATGATGATTCCTACCGTCGTGCTCGGCATCGCGTTCCTGCGTTTTCTGTCGCTGCTGAAACTGGGCGGCTCGTTCTGGGCGCTCGTCGCCACGCACGTGGTGATCGTGCTGCCGTATGCGTTGCGGCTGGCGCTTTCGTCGGCGGTAGGTCTTGATCGCGACGCGGAGCGTGCCGCGCTTTCGTGTGGCGCCAGCCGCTTCACGGCATTTCGCCGCGTGGTGCTGCCGATGATTCGCACCGGCGTGGCGGGCGGCTGGCTGCTCTCGTTCATCCAGAGCTTCGACGAACTCACGATGACCATTTTCGTCGCGACGCCGGGCACTACGACGCTGCCGGTCGCCATGTACAACCAGATCGCGCAGACCATCGATCCGCTCGTCACGTCGGTGTCGGCGGTGCTGATCGTCGGCACCATCGTGCTGATGGTGGTGCTCGACCGGCTGGTGGGACTCGATCGCATCCTGATTGGAGAAGTTCGATGA
- a CDS encoding NAD(P)/FAD-dependent oxidoreductase has translation MTLIANADAGADVLVVGGGLVGSAVAYGLAREGARVTVLDEDDGGFRASRGNFGLVWIQGKGYGLSPYARWSRSSAVRWPSLAAALLEESGVDVALRQPGGFHFCFSDDELAEREHRLATLRDELGEYPFEMLDHREVRERLPDIGPAVLGASYTPMDGHVNPLKLLRALHASMQRRGVRLVSGEHVARIDAAAGAQGGFVVHGRHGTYRAARLVLAAGLGNRALAPLVGLHAPVAPNRGQVLVSERVAPFLHYPTLNVRQTDEGTVQFGDSMEEVGFNDFTTTRVLSDIAQRGVRAFPMLRHVRLVRMWAALRVYSPDGFPIYDQSEAHPGAFVVTCHSGVTLAAAHALHIAPWIAGAQPMPDELPVFSARRFEGAAEPILAH, from the coding sequence ATGACGTTGATCGCGAACGCAGATGCCGGCGCCGACGTGCTCGTGGTGGGCGGCGGCCTCGTCGGCTCGGCGGTGGCGTATGGCCTTGCCCGCGAAGGCGCGCGCGTGACCGTGCTCGATGAAGACGACGGCGGCTTTCGCGCCTCGCGCGGCAACTTCGGGCTCGTGTGGATTCAGGGCAAGGGCTATGGGCTTTCGCCGTATGCGCGCTGGTCGCGTAGCTCGGCGGTGCGCTGGCCGTCGCTTGCGGCGGCGTTGCTCGAAGAGAGCGGCGTGGACGTCGCGCTGCGCCAGCCCGGCGGCTTCCACTTCTGCTTTTCCGACGACGAACTCGCCGAGCGCGAGCACCGCCTCGCCACCTTGCGCGATGAGCTGGGCGAGTACCCGTTCGAGATGCTCGATCACCGCGAAGTACGCGAGCGCCTGCCCGACATCGGCCCCGCCGTGCTGGGCGCGAGCTACACGCCAATGGACGGCCACGTGAATCCGCTCAAGCTGCTGCGCGCGCTGCATGCGAGCATGCAGCGGCGCGGCGTGCGGCTCGTGTCGGGCGAGCACGTTGCGCGCATCGACGCGGCGGCGGGTGCGCAGGGCGGCTTCGTCGTGCACGGCCGGCATGGCACGTATCGCGCGGCGCGCCTCGTGCTGGCCGCAGGGCTCGGCAATCGCGCGCTCGCGCCGCTGGTCGGACTCCATGCGCCCGTGGCGCCGAATCGCGGCCAGGTGCTCGTCAGCGAGCGCGTTGCGCCGTTCCTTCACTACCCCACGCTCAACGTGCGGCAGACCGACGAAGGCACCGTGCAATTCGGCGATTCGATGGAAGAGGTCGGCTTCAACGACTTCACCACCACGCGCGTGCTGAGCGACATCGCGCAACGCGGCGTGCGTGCGTTTCCGATGCTGCGCCACGTGCGCCTCGTGCGGATGTGGGCTGCGCTGCGCGTCTACAGTCCCGATGGCTTTCCGATCTACGACCAGTCCGAAGCGCATCCAGGCGCGTTCGTCGTGACCTGTCACAGCGGTGTGACGCTCGCGGCGGCCCACGCGCTGCACATTGCGCCGTGGATTGCCGGAGCGCAGCCCATGCCCGACGAACTGCCGGTTTTTTCCGCGCGCCGCTTCGAAGGCGCGGCCGAACCGATCCTCGCTCACTGA
- a CDS encoding (2Fe-2S)-binding protein, which produces MTSQTAYPLFKPLPADDASRDASATAALARIWFNDQPLAVPTGRSVAAALLAAGVSRFRATPVSGSPRAPYCMMGACFECLVEIDGVPSRQSCMVEVKDGMRIRSQEGARDLPPLNADLPETVHGR; this is translated from the coding sequence ATGACTTCTCAAACTGCTTATCCGCTCTTCAAGCCGTTGCCGGCCGACGATGCATCGCGCGATGCATCAGCTACCGCCGCGCTCGCGCGCATCTGGTTCAACGATCAGCCGCTTGCCGTGCCCACGGGGCGGTCCGTGGCCGCCGCGCTGCTGGCCGCGGGCGTGTCGCGGTTTCGCGCGACGCCCGTCTCGGGCTCGCCGCGCGCGCCGTACTGCATGATGGGCGCGTGCTTCGAATGCCTCGTCGAAATAGACGGCGTGCCGAGCCGCCAAAGCTGCATGGTGGAAGTGAAGGACGGCATGCGCATCCGTTCCCAGGAAGGCGCGCGCGATTTGCCGCCGCTGAATGCCGACTTGCCGGAGACTGTTCATGGCCGCTGA
- a CDS encoding NAD(P)/FAD-dependent oxidoreductase: MAADFASENVDVVVVGAGPAGMSAAARAARAGLSVVLLDEQDAVGGQIYRAIGRADAQRKEILGPDYAIGASIADAFAQSGARHVANASVWQVTREHAVHYLKDGKVGSFAAQRVILASGALERPFPIPGWTLPGVMTAGAAQILLKSAGEVPSSAPVLAGCGPLLYLLGWQYVRAGVPIRALVDTTRHEDRWRAKRHLLSALRAWPFLSKGLHLIRTLREARVPIYEAADNLSVDGKADSNGVQRAAALSFTSQGRTHRVEADVILLHQGVVPNTQFTQALRATHRWNDAQLCFTPQVDAWGELDVPGIFVAGDGAGIGGAQAAAEQGTLAALAAAAQLGAIDAATRDREAAVHRAALERVMRIRPFLDSLYRPRDANRIPADSTVVCRCEEVTAGELRGFVALGCVGPNQAKSFGRCGMGPCQGRMCGLTVTEVIADARKVSPEEVGYYRIRPPIKPLTLGELAGE, from the coding sequence ATGGCCGCTGATTTCGCTTCGGAGAACGTCGACGTCGTGGTGGTAGGCGCCGGTCCCGCAGGCATGAGCGCGGCCGCGCGCGCGGCGCGTGCCGGGCTTTCGGTGGTGCTGCTCGACGAGCAGGACGCGGTGGGCGGCCAGATCTATCGCGCCATCGGTCGCGCCGACGCGCAGCGCAAAGAGATTCTGGGCCCCGACTACGCGATCGGCGCTTCGATTGCCGATGCGTTTGCGCAATCGGGCGCGCGGCACGTGGCGAATGCGTCGGTGTGGCAGGTCACGCGCGAGCACGCGGTCCACTACCTGAAGGACGGCAAGGTGGGCAGCTTCGCGGCGCAACGCGTGATTCTCGCGAGCGGCGCGCTGGAGCGGCCGTTTCCTATTCCGGGCTGGACGTTGCCCGGCGTCATGACGGCAGGCGCCGCGCAGATCCTCTTGAAGAGCGCGGGCGAGGTGCCGTCTTCGGCGCCTGTGCTCGCGGGCTGCGGGCCGCTGCTGTATCTGCTCGGCTGGCAGTACGTGCGTGCAGGCGTGCCGATTCGCGCGCTCGTCGATACGACGCGGCACGAGGACCGCTGGCGCGCGAAGCGTCATCTGCTCTCGGCGCTGCGCGCGTGGCCGTTCCTGAGCAAGGGCCTGCATCTCATCCGCACGCTGCGCGAGGCACGCGTGCCTATCTACGAAGCCGCGGACAACCTCAGCGTGGATGGCAAAGCGGATAGCAACGGCGTGCAGCGTGCCGCCGCGCTTTCGTTCACAAGCCAGGGCCGCACGCATCGTGTCGAGGCCGACGTGATCCTGCTGCATCAGGGCGTGGTGCCCAATACGCAGTTCACGCAGGCATTGCGCGCGACGCATCGCTGGAACGACGCGCAACTCTGCTTCACGCCGCAGGTGGACGCGTGGGGCGAACTCGACGTGCCGGGCATTTTCGTGGCGGGCGATGGCGCCGGCATTGGCGGCGCCCAGGCCGCGGCGGAGCAGGGCACGCTGGCGGCGCTGGCCGCCGCGGCGCAACTGGGTGCCATCGATGCCGCCACGCGCGATCGCGAGGCCGCCGTGCATCGCGCGGCGCTGGAACGGGTGATGCGCATTCGTCCGTTCCTCGACAGCCTCTACCGTCCGCGCGACGCGAACCGCATTCCCGCGGACAGCACCGTGGTCTGCCGCTGCGAAGAAGTGACGGCCGGCGAATTGCGCGGCTTCGTGGCGCTGGGCTGCGTGGGACCGAATCAGGCGAAGTCGTTTGGGCGCTGCGGCATGGGCCCGTGCCAGGGGCGCATGTGCGGGCTCACCGTGACCGAGGTGATCGCGGATGCACGCAAGGTGTCGCCCGAGGAAGTGGGCTACTACCGCATTCGTCCGCCCATCAAGCCGCTCACGTTGGGAGAGCTTGCCGGTGAATGA